The genomic segment AAACTAACGGCAAGTGCGCTTTTAACCATGCGCCTGCATCCGAACAGGAATTATGATGACTGAGAATTACAACAGAACAAAGATAGTTGCAACCGTAGGCCCTGCCTCCAACTCCCGCGAAAAATTACGCGAACTTATGCTGGCAGGTGTAGATGTTTTCCGTTTGAACTTTTCGCACGGCAGCCACGAAGACCACCTGAAAGTTATTCGGCTCATTCGTGAACTGAATGAGGAAATGGAAATGACTGTTGCCATTCTGCAAGACTTGCAAGGCCCCAAAATCCGCCTGCGCGAGGTAGAAAACAACGGTATTATGGTAGAAGCCGGCGAAAAGGTCGTTATTGCCTATGAAAAAGGCATTGGTACCAAAGCGCGCCTGACCTCTACTTACAACCTTGCCAAAGACGTGAAGCCCGGCGAGCCGATTCTGATTGATGACGGAAATTTGGAGTTTGTAGTAGATAGCGTTACCGAAACAGAAGTTTTTGCGACGGTTGTATATGGCGGCCTTATCAAATCAAAAAAAGGCATCAACCTGCCCAATACACTGGTTTCTGAGCCTTCTCTGACACCCAAAGACATGGAAGACCTGATGTTTGGGCTTGCCAACAATGTGGATTGGGTTGCCCTCTCTTTTGTACGTCAGGCAGAAGACCTCAACGACTTGCGCCGCATTATCAACGAAAGCGGCAAAGTAACCAAAATCATTGCCAAGATTGAAACCCCGCACGCGCTGAAAAATATTGACGGCATTATTGCGGCAACAGATGCCATCATGGTTGCACGCGGCGATTTGGGCGTAGAAATACCGATGGAAGAAGTGCCACTCTGGCAAAAGAAAATTGTGCAGAAATGCGTAGAACAGGCCAAACCTGTGATTGTTGCTACACAGATGATGGAGAGTATGATTACCAACCCGCGCCCGACACGTGCCGAAGCCAACGATGTTGCCAATGCCGTATTGGACGGAACGGATGCAGTTATGCTCAGCGCCGAAACTGCCAGCGGGAAATATCCTGTTGAAGCCGTTAAAAGTATGGTGCGCATACTGACAGCAGCAGAAAATCACGGCGGCATCTATAACAAATACCATGACGTGCCCAAAGAAGGCAACAAGAACGAGTACAGTGCCAACATGATTGGTCATGCTGCCTGCCGCTTGGCCGAGCTGACCGAAGCCAAAGCACTCATCTGTATCACCCGTTCAGGATACAGTGCTTTTCAGCTTTCCAGCCGACGACCCAATGCGGGCATATTCGTATTTACCGAAAATAAGCATCTGCTAACTACGCTGAACTTACTTTGGGGCGTTCGTTGTTTCTATTATGACAAATTTCAAAGTACACGCCTGACACTTGAAGCAACAGAAAAAATTCTCGTATCAAAAGGTTATTTGCGGCAGGGAGATTTATTTATCAGCACTGCTACTACACCTATGAGCGAAGAGTCGCGCCGGACAAACATGCTCAAATTACACTGGGTTGAGTAGATTGTTACTTCGGCTAAACCATGTATCTTAGTGTATCCGTAAAAGCCTAAAACAAAAATCAGTTTGGTAGAAAAAGTCATTCAACTGGAAGATGTTTCACTTGTAGATTTCTTTGGTGCAGAAAACAGCAATTTGCGCCACATTGCACAAGCCTTCCCGCATACAAAAATTATTTCCAGAGGCAGCGAACTGCGCATACAAGGCAACAACGCCGAGATTGTTCGCATCAATGAACTTATCAACGGCTTGCTGGAATACTACAACAAGTTTGGCAAGGTTACGCCTGATAACATAGAGGCCTACCTCAACGAGCATAAAGACGAATGGGCAATTCGCAAAGATGCGGACGAAACCATTCTATACGGCGTACGCGGCGAAGCCATTAAGCCCCGCACTGCCAACCAGCGCAAGTTGGTAGAGGCAGCCATGAATAATGATATGGTTTTTGCGCTCGGCCCGGCCGGAACAGGTAAAACTTTCTTGGCAGTAGCATTAGCAGTACGCGCCTTGAAAAACAAGCAAGTAAAAAAAATTGTTATCACGCGCCCTGCCGTAGAAGCAGGCGAAAACCTTGGCTTCCTGCCCGGAGATTTAAAGGAAAAGATAGACCCCTATCTGCGCCCTGTATATGATGCCTTAGAAGACCTGATTCCTGCCGAAAAACTTAAATTTTATCAGGAGCGAAATATCATTGAGATTGCCCCCATCGCCTTTATGCGCGGCAGAACACTGAACCATGCCTTTATCCTCATAGATGAAGCGCAAAATACGACTGCCATGCAAATGAAAATGATTCTTACCCGTTTGGGGCCTCATTCTCAAATGATTATCACAGGCGACCGCTCCCAAATTGACTTGCCGCGCAAGCAGCGTTCGGGCTTGGTTGAAGCACTGAAAATTCTGCAAGGCATTGAAGGTATCGGCATTGTTGAGCTGCACGAGCGCGATGTTGTGCGCCATAAACTCGTAAAGAAGATTATTGCAGCCTACGACCGCTACGAGAAAAAAAGCGACGAGGAAGAAACAGACTAAGAACGGACTGCCGCCCATGCAGCATATGCCCAGCCAATAATCATAAGCACACCACCCACAGGCGTTATGGCGCCTAACCAGCCAATGTTCAACAGACAAAGCGCGTACAGCGAACCGGAAAAAATACACGTGCCGGCCAGCAACAACCATCCGGCGCGTGTTACTGTCTGTTGTTCGGCTACTTTTGCCCATATTGCCAATATCATCATGCCTAAGGCATGGTAGAAATGATACTTGACTGCTGTTTCAAAAGTTTCCAGCCTGCCGCTTGCTGCCAGCATAGGTTTGAGCCCGTGCGCACCAAATGCCCCAATGGCAACCGCCAAAGCGGCAGCCACAGCACCTGCCATAAATAATTTCTGAAACGAAGCGTTCATTTTATTTTTTGCGAATCAGTTGGTCAAAAACATTTTGCTCTAAGCGCAGCGGATAGCGATTTTCCAGCTCTTTGAGCCACTCAGCCTCCAAAAACTGTTGATAATCAGCCACAACAATTCCTCTGGTTTCACTTAACTCTTTCAGGCGCGCCGGTTGTACTTCGTGGATAATGACCCAGTGCCATCGGCCGCCAACTTGCAACTCATAATCTCCTTTGCGCCAAGCCGTTGCATCTACTATGGGGTTTTCTCCCTTGCCGAAAAGCCCTTCGGTCAGTTGTACAGAGAGCGGGACTTCACGATTCAGGTTTTGCACCATAATTCTTTTGTTACGGCCGTACACAGTCAGCTTGGCTTGCGGCGTACTGCCTTGTTTAATGGGCTGCAATGCTTCGGCAATACGCAGCGGACTAATACCGGCAGCAATGATACGCTCTTTTAATCGGCGCATCCTTTCCTGTGCGATTTGACGGCTTTCCCGAGGCGTATAATCAACACTCATCTCTACGATAGAGGTTGTATCGCGTCGCAAAAAGTTAAGCAGTTGAGCAAGGGACTTCCCCGTAACCGAATCGGGCAGCGTTTGGCCGACGGCGTAGGTTATCTGCCCCAAACCCGACATATCGCTGTCTAAATAGTAGTCTTTCTTGTATTCCTCTTTCACCTTTTGAAGTACCTCAGCCGATGAAACCGTATAAATACTCACCTGCGCACGGTCAGGCCACTGGTAGCGGTTGCGATTGTTATTAAAAAAGTTTTGCAGCCCTTCCTTGTCGGTGAGGGCTTTGCCCCATACCCGCTCCTCCATAATCTTAAAAAGCAAAATGCCTTCGCGGTACTCATTAATGAGGTAGGCATATTCGGGATATTTTTCGGCCAGATGTTTTTCTTCGTATTCAATCAATGATTGAGCGACAAATTGCTCGTAAAGTTCATTGACAAAGTTTTTCAGCACTGTGCCCGGTCGCTGCCCCATCCCTTGATTATTTTCCAGAAACAGCGCCGCATCGCGCAGCAAGTACGGATTGCCGTTGATGGTAAAAATTATTTTGGAAAGGTCTTTAGAGGCGCGGTCATAATTCCATTCGCCCTGCAAAATAGACGCATCGGGCATGGCAAGCAGTAGCTGCTTTACTTTTTCATCTTCTACCCACCGATTTTCTTTTTTGAGCTTGGCCACTAAATACGTTCGGCTGATTTGCCCGCGCGAGTCTTTATTGATTTTTTGGCGAAGCAGCGGCTCTAATTCACTAAACGGCTCTATGGGGCGTCGCTCTTTGAGCTTGATTAAGTGCCATCCGTACTGTGTTTTCACAGGCTCGGATATATCGCCAATGTTTTTCAACTGAAAAGCCGGTTCTGCAAATGCAGGAATCATGGTGCCGATGCTGAACCATTGCAGTTCGCCGCCAATATCACGCGAGTTGGCATCATCGCTGTAAGCCAAACAAAGAGAATCCCAAGAAGCCCCCATTTTTAAACGCCTTTGAATAGCGCGGATGCGCTCCAAGGCGGCTGCCGAGTCGGCAGAAGTGCCTCTTTCGGGGAAACGCGCCATAATATGCGCTACTTTGATAGCCCCCTGATTAGGACGGCGGTCTAATACTTTGACGATGTGATAGCCAAACTGTGTGCGCACTATGTCGGAGATTTGCCCGACAGGTGTGTTGTAGGCCGTTGTTTCAAAGTCATAAACCATTTGCAAGGCAGTGAAGTAGCC from the Rhodoflexus caldus genome contains:
- a CDS encoding DUF423 domain-containing protein produces the protein MNASFQKLFMAGAVAAALAVAIGAFGAHGLKPMLAASGRLETFETAVKYHFYHALGMMILAIWAKVAEQQTVTRAGWLLLAGTCIFSGSLYALCLLNIGWLGAITPVGGVLMIIGWAYAAWAAVRS
- a CDS encoding PhoH family protein, which codes for MVEKVIQLEDVSLVDFFGAENSNLRHIAQAFPHTKIISRGSELRIQGNNAEIVRINELINGLLEYYNKFGKVTPDNIEAYLNEHKDEWAIRKDADETILYGVRGEAIKPRTANQRKLVEAAMNNDMVFALGPAGTGKTFLAVALAVRALKNKQVKKIVITRPAVEAGENLGFLPGDLKEKIDPYLRPVYDALEDLIPAEKLKFYQERNIIEIAPIAFMRGRTLNHAFILIDEAQNTTAMQMKMILTRLGPHSQMIITGDRSQIDLPRKQRSGLVEALKILQGIEGIGIVELHERDVVRHKLVKKIIAAYDRYEKKSDEEETD
- the pyk gene encoding pyruvate kinase, whose protein sequence is MMTENYNRTKIVATVGPASNSREKLRELMLAGVDVFRLNFSHGSHEDHLKVIRLIRELNEEMEMTVAILQDLQGPKIRLREVENNGIMVEAGEKVVIAYEKGIGTKARLTSTYNLAKDVKPGEPILIDDGNLEFVVDSVTETEVFATVVYGGLIKSKKGINLPNTLVSEPSLTPKDMEDLMFGLANNVDWVALSFVRQAEDLNDLRRIINESGKVTKIIAKIETPHALKNIDGIIAATDAIMVARGDLGVEIPMEEVPLWQKKIVQKCVEQAKPVIVATQMMESMITNPRPTRAEANDVANAVLDGTDAVMLSAETASGKYPVEAVKSMVRILTAAENHGGIYNKYHDVPKEGNKNEYSANMIGHAACRLAELTEAKALICITRSGYSAFQLSSRRPNAGIFVFTENKHLLTTLNLLWGVRCFYYDKFQSTRLTLEATEKILVSKGYLRQGDLFISTATTPMSEESRRTNMLKLHWVE
- a CDS encoding peptidylprolyl isomerase, whose protein sequence is MRTPVFRFSIAVIAGMGLLGSCNTQRTTVGTTNESRTLAYIGTQPVSVGEFRYLYEKNNSADSTAYSAQDLRNYLELFVKFKRKVMEARTLGYDTTREYKSEFEEYKKQLAKPYLSVNAYTDRMVKEAYQRLQEEINASHILISCKRDASPQDTLAAFRKIQELRRRALAGEDFGMLAATYSEDPSAKEEKGNLGYFTALQMVYDFETTAYNTPVGQISDIVRTQFGYHIVKVLDRRPNQGAIKVAHIMARFPERGTSADSAAALERIRAIQRRLKMGASWDSLCLAYSDDANSRDIGGELQWFSIGTMIPAFAEPAFQLKNIGDISEPVKTQYGWHLIKLKERRPIEPFSELEPLLRQKINKDSRGQISRTYLVAKLKKENRWVEDEKVKQLLLAMPDASILQGEWNYDRASKDLSKIIFTINGNPYLLRDAALFLENNQGMGQRPGTVLKNFVNELYEQFVAQSLIEYEEKHLAEKYPEYAYLINEYREGILLFKIMEERVWGKALTDKEGLQNFFNNNRNRYQWPDRAQVSIYTVSSAEVLQKVKEEYKKDYYLDSDMSGLGQITYAVGQTLPDSVTGKSLAQLLNFLRRDTTSIVEMSVDYTPRESRQIAQERMRRLKERIIAAGISPLRIAEALQPIKQGSTPQAKLTVYGRNKRIMVQNLNREVPLSVQLTEGLFGKGENPIVDATAWRKGDYELQVGGRWHWVIIHEVQPARLKELSETRGIVVADYQQFLEAEWLKELENRYPLRLEQNVFDQLIRKK